From the Gemmatimonadales bacterium genome, one window contains:
- a CDS encoding sigma-54 dependent transcriptional regulator, whose protein sequence is MSAQPTLLIVDDESGILDTLRILLKKEGFEVTTAQGGKAGLEAIRTGQFDIVLSDVRMPQVTGIDILQAARDQDPMTPVILMTAQASLQTAIGAVNAGAFYYIQKPFANDELLTILRRAAEFRSVRVENKQLKQEIKRRERGGTTRPIGKSKRFLDVLKLAEQVAPTDSTVLIGGESGTGKEVVARHIHYLSDRAEGPFFSINCGALPENLLESELFGHVKGSFTGAVRDKQGLFAAARGGTFFLDEVGEMPPSLQIKLLRVLQEREVIPVGSTEAIPVDVRIVAATNRELEEEIRRGTFRSDLFYRLNVIALDLPPLRDRRDDLLLLVEWFLQGMATQSGTEPKALSSEALDAVMVYDWPGNVRELENALEHAVVLTRGNLIEPQHLPERITRRRKEPLVTDRSYKNPALDVIERAYIMWVLQAEGGNKTRAAEVLGIDPSTLYRKLSRYEETAAPVAE, encoded by the coding sequence ATGAGCGCGCAGCCCACATTGTTGATCGTCGACGACGAGTCCGGCATTCTCGACACCCTCCGCATCCTCCTGAAGAAGGAAGGGTTCGAGGTCACGACCGCCCAGGGCGGGAAGGCGGGGCTGGAGGCGATACGGACCGGCCAGTTCGATATCGTGCTGAGCGACGTCCGGATGCCGCAGGTGACCGGCATCGACATCCTGCAGGCGGCCCGCGATCAGGATCCGATGACCCCCGTCATCCTGATGACGGCGCAGGCGTCGCTCCAGACCGCCATCGGGGCCGTGAATGCCGGCGCGTTCTATTACATCCAGAAGCCGTTTGCGAACGACGAGTTGCTTACCATCCTGCGCCGGGCCGCGGAGTTCCGCTCCGTCAGGGTGGAGAACAAGCAGCTCAAGCAGGAGATCAAGCGGCGGGAGCGCGGTGGAACCACGCGGCCGATCGGCAAGTCCAAGCGCTTCCTCGACGTGCTCAAGCTGGCCGAGCAGGTGGCGCCGACGGACTCCACCGTGCTCATCGGCGGCGAGAGCGGCACCGGCAAGGAAGTGGTCGCCCGGCACATTCATTACCTCTCCGACCGCGCCGAGGGGCCCTTCTTCAGCATCAACTGCGGTGCGTTGCCGGAGAATCTGCTGGAGAGCGAGCTCTTCGGGCACGTGAAGGGATCGTTCACCGGGGCGGTGCGCGACAAGCAGGGGCTCTTTGCGGCGGCGCGGGGGGGGACCTTCTTCCTGGACGAGGTCGGGGAGATGCCGCCCTCGCTGCAAATCAAGCTGCTTCGGGTATTGCAGGAACGCGAGGTGATCCCGGTCGGGTCGACGGAGGCCATACCGGTCGACGTGCGGATCGTCGCCGCGACCAATCGCGAACTCGAGGAGGAGATCCGGCGTGGCACCTTCCGCTCCGATCTTTTCTATCGGCTGAACGTCATTGCTCTCGACCTGCCGCCGCTGCGCGACCGCCGCGACGACCTCCTCCTCCTGGTCGAGTGGTTCCTGCAGGGGATGGCGACGCAGTCCGGGACCGAGCCGAAGGCGCTCTCGTCCGAGGCGCTCGATGCCGTCATGGTGTACGACTGGCCCGGCAACGTGCGCGAACTCGAGAATGCGCTGGAGCACGCCGTGGTACTGACGAGGGGGAACCTGATCGAGCCGCAGCACCTGCCGGAACGGATCACCCGGCGCCGGAAGGAGCCGCTGGTCACCGACCGGTCCTACAAGAACCCGGCGCTGGACGTGATCGAGCGGGCCTACATCATGTGGGTGCTGCAGGCGGAGGGAGGGAACAAGACCCGGGCGGCGGAAGTCCTGGGGATCGACCCCTCCACCTTATATAGGAAGCTGAGCCGGTACGAGGAGACGGCGGCGCCGGTGGCGGAATAG
- a CDS encoding ATP-binding protein: MAVPSGRRGLGWALPSPRRLIAWLFAARMVLAVATLLGASLSWTRSPDVSFIVTISVLLAFTVTAYGWWAVWINNRNMGPVFLTVQAVVDLGLVTTLVHFTGGADSPLSALYVVVLAAYAVLLPLWAGIMVSLLASALYFLVGMLDGGGLGLAFWGQVVIFNTVFGIVAALGARLRQAGAEQDTLELELRRVRLEADDILLNIRSGVLTVDGFGRLAFINPTAERLLGIDGNTQVGLPVLDSLKSKSSELWACLVAGIRSGRKVNRAEGIVFREDGSSFPIGLMTTTFARETSQHPSVTALFNDISESKHLQELHLRAERLEAVASLSASLAHEIRNPLASIRSSVEQLAAATGAGDDERTLATLIVREADRLSRLLSEFLDFSRVRAARREPVDLREIATAAVHLVEAHPECHADTVLQVTGPVAIIDADEDLLHRVIANLVLNAVQAAAGPVNVTVRIGPALQSDVPRGSGIESPIRLDVIDDGPGIPEELTDRLFQPFVSGRPGGSGLGLAIVQRAVEAHRGLITVTSTVGEGTTFTIFLPAKWSAEEDE; this comes from the coding sequence GTGGCCGTGCCTTCGGGCCGGCGGGGGCTGGGGTGGGCGCTGCCGTCGCCGCGTCGGCTGATTGCCTGGCTCTTCGCCGCCCGGATGGTGCTGGCGGTCGCCACGCTGCTCGGGGCCTCGCTCTCCTGGACCCGGTCGCCCGACGTCTCCTTCATCGTCACGATTTCGGTGCTGCTGGCCTTTACCGTCACCGCGTACGGCTGGTGGGCGGTCTGGATCAACAACAGGAACATGGGGCCGGTCTTCCTGACCGTGCAGGCGGTGGTGGACCTTGGCCTCGTGACCACCCTGGTGCACTTCACCGGTGGGGCGGACAGCCCGCTCTCGGCGCTGTACGTCGTGGTGCTCGCCGCCTACGCCGTCCTGTTGCCGCTCTGGGCGGGGATCATGGTGTCGCTCCTGGCCAGTGCCCTCTACTTCCTGGTGGGCATGCTCGATGGTGGGGGGCTCGGCCTCGCGTTCTGGGGCCAGGTGGTCATCTTCAACACCGTCTTCGGCATCGTCGCGGCCCTGGGCGCACGCCTCCGGCAGGCCGGCGCCGAACAGGATACGCTTGAACTGGAGTTGCGTCGGGTCCGGCTCGAGGCAGACGACATCCTGCTCAATATCCGCTCCGGCGTGCTGACCGTAGATGGCTTCGGTCGGCTGGCGTTCATCAATCCAACAGCCGAGCGGCTGCTTGGCATTGATGGCAATACCCAGGTCGGCCTGCCGGTCCTCGATAGCCTCAAGTCCAAGAGTTCCGAGTTGTGGGCCTGCCTGGTGGCCGGCATCCGGAGTGGACGCAAGGTAAATCGCGCCGAGGGGATCGTCTTTCGGGAGGACGGAAGCTCCTTCCCGATCGGGCTCATGACGACAACCTTTGCCCGCGAGACCTCCCAGCACCCGTCGGTGACGGCGCTCTTCAACGATATTTCCGAGAGCAAGCATCTGCAGGAGCTGCACCTGCGCGCCGAGCGGCTGGAGGCGGTGGCTTCGCTGAGCGCCTCGCTGGCGCACGAGATCCGGAACCCCCTCGCCTCGATCCGGAGCTCGGTGGAACAGCTTGCCGCGGCCACGGGCGCCGGCGACGACGAGCGGACGCTGGCCACGCTGATCGTGCGCGAGGCGGACCGGCTCAGCCGGCTCCTGAGCGAGTTCCTCGACTTCTCACGGGTTCGCGCCGCGCGACGGGAGCCGGTGGACCTGCGCGAGATTGCGACGGCCGCGGTCCACCTGGTCGAGGCGCACCCGGAGTGCCATGCCGACACGGTGTTGCAGGTGACGGGCCCCGTGGCCATTATCGATGCGGATGAGGACCTCCTGCACCGCGTGATTGCCAACCTGGTGTTGAATGCGGTGCAAGCCGCCGCGGGGCCGGTCAACGTGACGGTGCGCATCGGGCCCGCCCTGCAAAGCGACGTGCCACGGGGCAGCGGAATCGAGTCGCCGATCCGGCTCGACGTGATCGACGACGGTCCCGGCATTCCAGAGGAGCTTACCGACCGGCTCTTCCAGCCCTTCGTAAGCGGCCGTCCGGGTGGCAGCGGGCTCGGGCTTGCCATCGTCCAGCGGGCGGTGGAGGCGCACCGGGGTTTGATTACGGTGACCTCGACGGTCGGCGAGGGAACCACCTTCACCATATTCCTGCCCGCCAAATGGTCGGCTGAGGAAGACGAATGA
- a CDS encoding DUF2461 domain-containing protein: protein MPAKSASTRAATAVIGPDALAYLRALARHNNREWFTANRPRYEQSLRKPMAALVEELDVRLASIAPEIVGDPRRSLFRIHRDVRFSRDKSPYKTNAGCWFYHQDAGRGVGQDAEGGAGYYLHLEPAGCFVAGGIWMPASGSLAKLRAALADNPAGFAKIVRAPAFRRRYGRLSEEGMLKRLPRGYAPGHPAEEWLRYKSFIVSRPLSPAMVTSPRLVSMLAADFRALRPFVRWLNTALGLRSKVRRY from the coding sequence ATGCCTGCCAAGTCCGCTTCGACCCGGGCCGCCACCGCCGTAATCGGGCCCGACGCCCTCGCCTATCTGCGTGCCCTCGCCCGCCACAACAACCGGGAGTGGTTCACCGCCAACCGGCCCCGCTACGAGCAGAGCCTCCGCAAGCCGATGGCGGCGCTGGTGGAGGAGTTGGACGTCCGCCTGGCCTCCATCGCACCCGAGATTGTCGGCGATCCCCGCCGCTCGTTGTTCCGGATCCACCGCGACGTGCGCTTTTCGAGGGACAAGTCGCCCTACAAGACCAACGCCGGGTGCTGGTTCTACCATCAGGACGCCGGGCGCGGGGTCGGCCAGGATGCCGAGGGGGGTGCCGGGTACTACCTGCACCTGGAACCTGCCGGCTGCTTCGTGGCCGGAGGCATCTGGATGCCGGCGTCCGGATCGCTCGCCAAGCTGCGAGCGGCTCTCGCGGACAATCCGGCGGGTTTCGCCAAGATCGTCCGTGCACCCGCCTTCCGGCGCCGATATGGCCGGCTGAGCGAGGAGGGGATGCTGAAGCGGCTCCCCCGCGGCTACGCGCCGGGCCATCCCGCGGAGGAGTGGCTCCGCTACAAGTCGTTCATCGTGTCGCGCCCGCTCTCGCCGGCGATGGTGACGAGTCCGCGCCTGGTGTCCATGCTGGCGGCGGATTTTCGCGCGCTGCGTCCGTTTGTCCGGTGGTTGAACACCGCGCTGGGGCTGCGATCGAAGGTACGCCGGTATTGA
- a CDS encoding ABC transporter permease translates to MSLRERLAASTVWPMLWKEFIQMRRDRLTLGMMLGIPAIQLAMFGYAIQTEVRHLPTVVLDESRSSESLALVDQLRNTGNFDIVGYVPDRKALDEEIRAGRAMAGLVIPPTYLTDLRRGRTAQAQVIVDAADPLASSAAMGGAAQAGSARALAILSRTTGRGPPIEIRVRPWYNPGLRSAVYIVPGIIGVLLSVTMILITSMSIVRERERGTLEQLIVTPIDKTSLMIGKIVPFILVGYVQMTVILILGRVLFNVPIRGSLLLLYALTFAFIVASLGMGLFISTVVRTQAQAMQLGFFFLLPNILLSGFMFPREAMPLVAQWIGLVLPLTHFLKVLRGIILKNVGIVELWGPTLVLVVLATLFLVLSVRRFSKRIE, encoded by the coding sequence ATGAGCCTCCGCGAGCGCCTGGCCGCGTCCACCGTCTGGCCCATGCTCTGGAAGGAATTCATCCAGATGCGCCGGGACCGCCTCACGCTCGGGATGATGCTGGGCATTCCCGCCATTCAGCTTGCCATGTTCGGCTATGCCATCCAGACCGAGGTGCGGCACCTTCCGACCGTCGTGCTCGACGAATCGCGCAGTTCGGAGAGTCTCGCGCTGGTGGACCAGCTTCGGAACACCGGCAACTTCGACATCGTGGGGTACGTCCCCGACCGGAAGGCGCTGGACGAGGAGATCCGTGCCGGGCGCGCGATGGCCGGCCTCGTCATCCCGCCGACCTACCTGACCGATCTCCGCCGCGGTCGCACCGCCCAGGCACAGGTCATCGTGGACGCCGCCGACCCGCTGGCGTCCAGCGCGGCGATGGGCGGCGCGGCACAAGCCGGGTCGGCCCGCGCCCTCGCGATCCTGTCGCGCACCACCGGGCGTGGGCCGCCCATCGAGATCCGTGTGCGCCCCTGGTACAACCCGGGGCTCCGCAGCGCGGTGTACATCGTGCCCGGCATCATCGGCGTCCTGCTGTCCGTCACGATGATCCTGATCACCTCGATGTCCATCGTGCGCGAGCGCGAGCGCGGCACGCTCGAGCAGTTGATTGTCACGCCCATCGACAAGACCAGCCTCATGATCGGGAAGATCGTTCCCTTCATCCTGGTCGGGTATGTGCAGATGACGGTGATCCTGATTCTCGGACGGGTGCTGTTCAACGTCCCGATCCGCGGGAGCCTGCTGCTCCTCTACGCGCTCACCTTCGCGTTCATCGTGGCCAGCCTGGGGATGGGGTTGTTCATTTCGACCGTGGTCCGGACGCAGGCGCAGGCGATGCAGCTCGGCTTCTTCTTCCTCCTGCCGAACATCCTGTTGTCGGGGTTCATGTTCCCCCGTGAGGCGATGCCGCTGGTGGCGCAGTGGATAGGCCTCGTGCTGCCGCTCACGCATTTTCTCAAGGTGCTTCGGGGCATCATTCTCAAGAACGTCGGCATCGTGGAGTTGTGGGGTCCGACACTCGTCCTCGTTGTCCTCGCGACGCTGTTCCTCGTGCTCAGTGTGCGGCGATTCAGCAAGCGGATTGAATAG
- a CDS encoding ABC transporter ATP-binding protein — protein sequence MSDTAAIHTEALRKVFGDVAAVEGLDLTVRRGEVFGLLGPNGSGKTTTIRMLTGLMAPTSGRATVDGVDVTVAPEQVRRRIGYMSQRFGLYDDLTVEENMRFYASVYGLRGDVRARRLEELVAELGLGDRLHQMAGTLSGGWKQRLALACATAHRPQVLFLDEPTAGVDPAARRQFWELIYDFAKRGITILVTTHYMDEAERCHRLAFLSRGHLIAVGTAEEVRQQFDQPSIEDVFIELQRRDEGVSV from the coding sequence ATGAGCGACACTGCCGCCATTCACACGGAGGCGCTCCGCAAGGTGTTCGGAGACGTCGCCGCTGTGGAGGGACTCGACCTCACGGTGCGTCGTGGCGAAGTCTTCGGGCTCCTGGGCCCGAACGGCTCGGGCAAGACCACCACCATTCGCATGCTCACCGGGCTCATGGCACCGACCAGTGGTCGTGCCACGGTGGATGGGGTCGATGTGACGGTGGCACCGGAACAGGTCCGACGCCGGATCGGGTACATGTCCCAGCGGTTCGGGCTCTATGACGACCTGACGGTGGAAGAGAACATGCGCTTCTACGCGTCGGTCTATGGGCTGCGCGGCGACGTGCGCGCCCGGCGTCTGGAGGAACTGGTGGCCGAGCTCGGCCTTGGTGACCGGCTCCACCAGATGGCCGGGACGCTGAGCGGCGGGTGGAAGCAGCGGCTCGCACTCGCCTGCGCCACGGCCCACCGACCCCAGGTGCTCTTTCTCGACGAGCCGACGGCAGGCGTCGATCCGGCGGCGCGCCGGCAGTTCTGGGAGTTGATTTACGACTTCGCGAAGCGGGGCATCACCATCCTGGTGACGACCCACTACATGGACGAGGCGGAGCGCTGCCACCGGCTGGCGTTCCTCTCCCGGGGGCACCTGATCGCGGTGGGAACGGCGGAAGAGGTGCGGCAGCAGTTCGATCAGCCGAGCATTGAGGACGTCTTCATCGAACTGCAGCGGCGTGACGAGGGGGTATCGGTATGA
- a CDS encoding efflux RND transporter periplasmic adaptor subunit codes for MMKRARHFAITTAVVLAACSGAEPRDVVATGTLQVDEVDIGPIAPSRVVRVYVEEGDSVFPGDTLATLTQATLAPDLAIREARLQSAQAQLLELERGTRPAELQRARAQVEAAEAEAERTAVELRRAKKLIEASNISQQQLDNAQAAATTAAATRDAAAATLRLLEEGARTEQIQAARAEVASARGAVAAVQASVAELVLISTVPGVVSGRHVQPGEVVGAGQAAVTISRAQRPWARVYVGERMLPYVHAGQEVEGALDGVDGATFHGIIDYINTSAEFTPRVALTEQERADLVFGLKIYFAPDSTGLLKAGLPITVTIPISPGTTP; via the coding sequence ATGATGAAACGTGCACGCCACTTTGCTATCACCACCGCCGTCGTGCTGGCCGCCTGTTCTGGAGCGGAGCCGCGTGATGTCGTCGCCACCGGCACGCTGCAGGTGGACGAGGTGGACATCGGCCCGATCGCCCCGTCGCGCGTGGTCCGGGTGTACGTGGAGGAGGGGGACTCTGTCTTCCCCGGAGACACCCTTGCCACGCTGACGCAGGCCACACTCGCCCCCGACCTTGCCATCCGGGAAGCCCGGCTGCAGTCGGCCCAGGCGCAGCTGCTCGAACTCGAACGCGGGACCCGCCCCGCCGAGTTGCAGCGCGCACGGGCGCAGGTGGAGGCCGCCGAGGCCGAGGCGGAACGCACCGCGGTCGAGCTGCGGCGGGCCAAGAAGCTGATTGAGGCCTCGAACATCAGTCAGCAACAGCTCGACAATGCCCAGGCGGCCGCCACCACCGCCGCCGCCACGCGGGATGCGGCCGCGGCAACCCTCCGTCTCCTGGAAGAGGGAGCACGCACTGAACAGATTCAGGCGGCGCGTGCGGAGGTCGCGAGCGCGCGGGGAGCCGTGGCCGCCGTGCAGGCGTCGGTGGCGGAACTCGTCCTGATTTCCACGGTGCCGGGCGTGGTGTCCGGGCGGCATGTGCAGCCGGGCGAAGTCGTCGGCGCCGGGCAGGCCGCCGTCACGATTTCGCGGGCGCAGCGGCCGTGGGCGCGAGTGTACGTGGGCGAGCGAATGCTGCCGTACGTGCATGCCGGGCAGGAGGTCGAGGGGGCGCTCGATGGCGTGGATGGGGCCACCTTTCACGGCATCATCGACTATATCAACACCAGTGCGGAGTTCACCCCGCGGGTGGCGCTCACCGAACAGGAGCGCGCCGACCTCGTCTTTGGCCTCAAGATCTACTTCGCGCCCGACTCGACCGGATTGCTCAAGGCGGGCCTTCCCATCACCGTCACGATTCCGATCTCCCCGGGCACCACCCCATGA
- a CDS encoding TetR/AcrR family transcriptional regulator, which produces MDAPHDSRTGILDAAEQLFARQGFRSTTIKAIAGEAGVNTALLYYYFPDKQGLYHAVLERAFGGLIDEGQDRLTGDPDPEQAVRAFIALQSSYFGRHPNRPHLFVRELLDHGAEHAAGQLTRLAATLFRRLCGIIEQGQATGQFRPDLDPRRAAISVISQVAWFQVARPAIGILVGAGTAGPPSEWADAFPAHAADFAISALRPTRPS; this is translated from the coding sequence ATGGACGCACCTCACGACTCCCGCACCGGGATCCTCGACGCCGCCGAGCAGCTCTTTGCCCGCCAGGGGTTTCGGTCGACCACCATCAAGGCCATCGCCGGCGAGGCGGGGGTCAATACCGCCCTCCTGTACTACTACTTCCCCGACAAGCAGGGCCTGTATCACGCCGTGCTCGAGCGGGCCTTCGGCGGGTTGATCGATGAGGGGCAGGACCGGCTCACTGGTGACCCCGACCCGGAACAGGCGGTCCGGGCCTTCATTGCCCTGCAATCGTCCTATTTTGGCCGCCATCCCAATCGCCCCCACCTCTTCGTCCGCGAGCTCCTCGATCATGGAGCGGAACATGCCGCGGGCCAGTTGACCCGCCTGGCTGCCACCCTCTTCCGCCGGCTCTGCGGCATCATCGAACAGGGCCAGGCCACCGGGCAGTTTCGTCCTGATCTGGACCCGCGCCGTGCCGCCATTTCCGTCATCAGCCAGGTCGCCTGGTTCCAGGTGGCGCGGCCGGCCATCGGCATCCTGGTCGGTGCCGGCACTGCCGGCCCGCCATCTGAATGGGCAGATGCCTTTCCCGCGCATGCCGCCGACTTCGCCATCTCGGCGCTCCGTCCCACGAGGCCCTCATGA
- a CDS encoding arsenate reductase ArsC, with translation MPTTPPPMRILILCTGNSARSQIAEALFAAKGRGRVEAASAGSRPAERVNPFAVEVLGEAGIDWQGRTPRGMDGLEREHWDFVITVCDRAKESCPYFPGQPVLAHWGMPDPAEVEGSDDVKRAAFRDTFVTLSRRIDLFLALPVEKLERLALERRVKEIGTE, from the coding sequence ATGCCAACCACGCCGCCGCCGATGCGCATCCTGATTCTCTGCACCGGTAATTCCGCCCGCAGCCAGATTGCCGAGGCGCTCTTCGCCGCCAAAGGTCGAGGCCGGGTCGAGGCGGCCAGCGCCGGCTCCCGTCCCGCCGAACGGGTCAATCCATTCGCGGTGGAGGTGCTCGGCGAGGCGGGGATTGACTGGCAGGGAAGGACACCACGCGGAATGGACGGCCTCGAGCGGGAGCACTGGGACTTCGTGATTACCGTGTGCGACCGAGCCAAGGAGAGCTGTCCCTACTTCCCCGGGCAGCCGGTGCTGGCCCACTGGGGCATGCCGGACCCCGCCGAGGTGGAGGGGAGCGACGATGTGAAACGGGCGGCCTTCCGCGATACCTTCGTCACCCTGAGCCGCCGGATCGACCTCTTCCTGGCGCTCCCCGTCGAGAAGCTCGAGCGGCTGGCGCTCGAACGCCGGGTGAAGGAGATCGGAACCGAATGA
- the arsB gene encoding ACR3 family arsenite efflux transporter, with protein sequence MTASPTDASVVHGAGVLKRLSTLDRYLPLWIFAAMGAGLLLGRLFPGLGALLDRVQVAGVSVPIGLGLLWMMYPVLAKVRYESLGSHVADRRLIGTSLVLNWVIGPVVMFALAWWLLPDLPAYRNGLVIVGLARCIAMVLIWNTLAGGSGELAAVLVALNSIFQVLTYSFLGYLFLTVIPGWLGGSTASLDVSMLDIARSVLIFLGVPLLAGYWTRRTLVRRRGVEWYEGSFLPRIGPTALLGLLYTIVLMFAMQGDRILDRPWDVFRIALPLLLYFLVMFGTSLLLTWRLRFRYEDAAAVSFTAAGNNFELAIAVAIGTFGIASGEALAAVVGPLIEVPALIGLVYVALWARRFFPAASASSPAR encoded by the coding sequence GTGACCGCATCTCCGACGGACGCCAGCGTCGTCCACGGCGCCGGCGTCCTGAAGCGCCTCTCCACCCTCGACCGCTATCTGCCCCTCTGGATTTTCGCAGCGATGGGAGCGGGCCTTCTGCTTGGCAGGCTCTTCCCGGGGCTCGGGGCACTCCTTGACCGGGTGCAGGTGGCCGGCGTCTCCGTGCCGATCGGGCTCGGGCTGCTGTGGATGATGTATCCTGTGCTCGCCAAGGTCCGCTACGAAAGCCTCGGCTCGCACGTGGCCGACCGCAGGCTGATCGGCACATCCCTCGTGCTCAACTGGGTCATCGGCCCTGTGGTGATGTTTGCCCTTGCCTGGTGGCTGCTGCCCGACCTCCCGGCCTATCGCAACGGCCTGGTGATCGTCGGGCTCGCGCGGTGCATCGCGATGGTGCTCATCTGGAACACCCTCGCGGGCGGGTCGGGGGAGCTGGCGGCCGTGTTGGTCGCCCTCAACTCCATCTTCCAGGTGCTCACCTACTCGTTCCTCGGTTATCTCTTCCTGACTGTCATCCCCGGCTGGCTGGGCGGCAGCACCGCAAGCCTCGATGTCTCGATGCTCGACATCGCGCGCTCGGTGCTGATCTTCCTCGGGGTCCCCCTCCTGGCCGGCTACTGGACCCGTCGCACCCTGGTGCGCCGGCGCGGTGTGGAGTGGTACGAAGGGTCCTTTCTCCCCCGCATCGGCCCGACGGCACTGCTCGGCCTGCTCTACACGATCGTCCTGATGTTCGCGATGCAGGGCGACCGGATTCTCGACCGCCCCTGGGACGTGTTCCGGATTGCGCTCCCCCTGCTGCTCTACTTTCTCGTGATGTTTGGCACCTCGCTGCTTCTCACCTGGCGGCTCCGGTTCCGGTACGAAGATGCGGCGGCCGTCTCCTTCACCGCCGCCGGCAACAACTTCGAGCTGGCCATCGCGGTGGCCATCGGGACGTTCGGCATCGCCTCAGGCGAGGCACTGGCCGCGGTGGTCGGTCCGCTCATCGAGGTGCCGGCGCTGATCGGGCTGGTGTACGTGGCGTTGTGGGCCCGTCGGTTCTTCCCTGCAGCTTCTGCCTCCTCTCCCGCGCGCTGA
- a CDS encoding arsenite methyltransferase — protein MSESIKQIVKEKYGAAALRAAEGQGSSCCGGSDGCGTTDPITSDLYEAAQVAGIPAEAVLASLGCGNPTALAALEPGQVVLDLGSGGGIDVLLSAQRVGPTGKAYGLDMTDEMLALARRNQRAAGVTNVEFLKGDIEHIPLPDASVDVIISNCVINLAADKRKVFGEAFRVLKPGGRFAVSDVVVRGDVPQEVRRSMELWVGCVAGALEEREFEAWLRAAGFEDTTVEPTRVYKLADARQFLSEAGLDPDAIAADIDGKFMAAFIRATKPSQVPDVAGAPCCAPGCCE, from the coding sequence ATGTCGGAGAGCATCAAGCAGATCGTGAAGGAGAAGTACGGTGCCGCCGCGCTGCGGGCGGCCGAAGGCCAGGGCAGTTCCTGCTGCGGCGGGAGCGACGGCTGCGGCACCACAGATCCGATCACAAGCGACCTGTACGAGGCGGCGCAGGTCGCCGGCATCCCTGCCGAGGCGGTGCTGGCATCGCTCGGCTGCGGCAACCCCACGGCGCTGGCCGCGCTTGAGCCAGGGCAGGTCGTGCTGGATCTCGGCTCCGGCGGCGGCATCGATGTGCTGCTCTCCGCGCAACGGGTTGGACCGACCGGCAAGGCCTACGGCCTGGACATGACCGATGAAATGCTCGCGCTGGCGCGCCGCAACCAGCGGGCCGCCGGTGTGACCAACGTCGAGTTCCTCAAGGGTGACATCGAGCATATTCCGCTGCCGGACGCCTCGGTGGATGTCATCATCTCGAACTGTGTCATCAACCTCGCCGCCGACAAGCGAAAGGTGTTCGGCGAGGCGTTCCGGGTGTTGAAGCCGGGAGGGCGGTTTGCCGTCTCCGACGTGGTGGTCCGGGGCGACGTGCCGCAGGAAGTCCGCCGGAGCATGGAGCTCTGGGTCGGCTGCGTCGCCGGCGCGCTCGAGGAGCGGGAGTTCGAGGCCTGGCTGCGCGCGGCGGGGTTCGAGGACACGACGGTGGAGCCCACCCGCGTCTACAAACTCGCGGACGCGAGGCAGTTTCTTTCGGAGGCGGGACTCGATCCCGACGCGATTGCGGCCGACATCGATGGCAAGTTCATGGCGGCGTTCATCAGGGCCACCAAGCCAAGCCAGGTCCCCGACGTGGCTGGCGCGCCCTGCTGCGCTCCCGGATGTTGCGAGTGA
- a CDS encoding metalloregulator ArsR/SmtB family transcription factor, with product MPTPVKLQPAAASATRVRVARLFQALSDPTRLQLVELLADGEHCVCDLMAAVSAAQSRLSFHLKTLKDAGLVIDRKEGRWVYYRLRPEALEEMADALHLVREARPGAWRSITCC from the coding sequence ATGCCAACACCGGTCAAGCTTCAGCCTGCCGCTGCCTCCGCCACCCGAGTCCGGGTTGCCCGTCTCTTCCAGGCGCTGTCCGATCCCACCCGGCTGCAACTCGTGGAACTTCTCGCCGACGGTGAGCACTGCGTTTGCGACCTGATGGCCGCGGTCAGCGCCGCGCAAAGTCGCCTCTCCTTTCATCTGAAGACGCTGAAGGACGCCGGGCTCGTCATCGATCGGAAAGAGGGGCGCTGGGTCTACTACAGGCTGCGGCCGGAAGCGCTCGAGGAAATGGCGGACGCGCTGCACCTGGTCCGCGAGGCGCGTCCCGGCGCCTGGCGGAGCATCACCTGCTGTTAG
- a CDS encoding nuclear transport factor 2 family protein encodes MSRAFALSFLLLLPTAVRAQETAPAAPPAQPSYAADSAAIVQVVTRLFDGMRTRDTAMMRTLFHEPTPMRSAYVSRGANTISADGPDDWFQGIVSAPDTLLLDERLGPPEVRVDGNLASMWVYYEFYAGDRFSHCGVDSIQFGRTDEGWKIILLSDSKRRTECAKSLPKS; translated from the coding sequence ATGTCGCGAGCGTTCGCCCTTTCCTTCCTCCTGCTGTTGCCCACCGCAGTCAGGGCCCAGGAAACCGCCCCCGCTGCCCCCCCGGCCCAGCCGTCGTACGCTGCCGATTCCGCCGCCATCGTCCAGGTCGTGACCCGCCTCTTCGACGGCATGCGCACCCGCGACACCGCCATGATGCGCACGCTTTTTCACGAGCCGACGCCCATGCGGAGCGCCTACGTCAGTCGGGGGGCAAACACGATCAGCGCGGACGGCCCCGACGACTGGTTCCAGGGAATCGTCAGCGCCCCGGATACGCTCCTCCTCGACGAGCGACTGGGGCCGCCGGAGGTCCGGGTGGACGGGAACCTGGCCTCGATGTGGGTCTACTACGAGTTCTACGCCGGCGACCGCTTTTCCCACTGCGGCGTCGACAGCATCCAGTTTGGCCGCACCGACGAGGGCTGGAAAATCATCCTGCTGTCGGACAGCAAGCGGCGGACGGAGTGCGCCAAGTCGCTCCCCAAGTCGTAA